Below is a genomic region from Venturia canescens isolate UGA chromosome 1, ASM1945775v1, whole genome shotgun sequence.
gaaaatcgTTTTACAGAAGCGAAGGTTCTCTTTTAAAATAAGAGCTATACAAAGATTTGATGCGAATGAAAATCCTTGTCAGTTATCGCTGCGAACATTAAAACGGAATTTCGTCATTCCGACTTATTCTCTCATCGCGTTCCAATACTCCTTAACACTCTCCACGTATTCAAGGCTTTgcgagaaacgaaaaatttcaagggAACTTTGCCGCTTTGAGGCCCGAAATTACTCTGgcatatttattaatttttttctagtcCAATCGTTCGTGGTTggtttaaagttttttctgAATCGTTGCTGTTCAGTCGAAGTAGTCCTTGGGGTGGATCGATATAGTGATATTAATCTCAATATTTTATGCCTCTGGTTGCAGTTACGAATTATTGCAACGAGAAGCATAAAATATCTGACTAACGTACCCGTTGCTTGCTAAAGTAATCTTTGCCAAACCCACTAATGAAAATTTGGTTATTTCCATTCACCAGAAACGCGTACGAAGGCCTTGaagaaaaagtcgaaaaatccAGATGGTGGAACGGTGACGAGGGTGTCGGTAAATACGACGACGAGGAGCTCAGAGAGGTGAGATGGCTTGAGAACGCCATCAAAGTTTACTCCAAAGCTTTGGATACTTTGTGGTAAGAGATTTTCGCTTGAGCACCCTGCATTTTTGCCCCTCGATTACACATCcgaccattatttttttaaggattAATTTTgggttaaaaaaattccatttcgtTGATCGACAAACCCCTCAACACGACAGAGAGCCCACATTTGACATCTCAAACTTATCAACGTACGAAATTCAATTAGAAAAATAACCCGAGAAAAAACAAGCACGATGAGGTGAATCGTCCCGTTATATTTCAACGGAAGCGAAACAGGATTCGTGATAATGACTTTCTTCTCGATCAAGTTGTACAATTCCTATCGCTTTCCGTACCTTGTCAATGTGACCTTGAACAGTTCGTTCGCAGACTGATGCGTTTCACCGCGGCTTCGCTAATTTTATAATCAGAGCAACACTTAGCGATATACATCACTCATGCATAACATTTCTTGACATCATAATTCTCAGCTctggaatattgaaaaaaagtcgatcGAATCGCCAATGCGAACGGACCACCCGGCTCAGTGTACCATTGCGGATAATTACACGACATTAAAAGATCAGTGTCAACCACTGATGCATAGGAATAAGGAGTGACAGTTCACGCTTTCAGTCTTATAAATaacttttcaacgtttttcctTTATTGTTCGAAAGTGACTGTTCGAACGAGTCCCTCGGGTCCGTCGGAAAGAATGAGtgttcgattaatttttttcgtcaaagagcaatcatatcaatttagATTCGTACTGATAACCGAGTattatttacaatataaaatttttttctcctgaaGTAAGAAGAAAAAGTGTAAAAACCAGCTGAATTCTGCTGATTGGAATAAGGTCCTGGATAGCATATTAACCGTGGTTAATGCTGATATACAATCAACGAGTAAAACGCTCGATATagcgataaaaaagaaaagtggaaCTCTCGAGAAACTGGGGCATGTGACCGTGATGAAAAATCATGCTAAGATACAATGGAAAGGACAATCGTCCTCGGAggccgacgacgacgatgcaGCGAGCAGCAACAACGATGAGGATGACGACGACGCGGACGATACTGGTTCACTgcctgaaattttcaagcgGATTCagtcgaaagaaaaagaaaaacgtgcCGGATGCGCGACGACGACTAAAGAGATTAAAATGCTCCACGCCGAGGATGATGACGAGGCTGCGAGGGTTTTGCTCACGGAAATGGATGAAAGCGAATGGTGGAcgatggtaatttttttcgattcatcATTGTTTTAATCTCCCTCATGACTCATCCGAGATTTATTGAACTTCATGCACGGGATTAGGCCTCCTTTTACAATTTCTGGGCACTCTCCAGGTCGGAACCGTGAGCGGCGTTGGCGTCGCGATGTTCGTTGTTGGTATCCTGGCCGTCTACGTCGTGTACTCGAACATTCGAGGTCCTCGCACGCCGAAAAGCAAAGGACGAAGCATCGAAAGAGACACGAGCCTGAGGAGGGTCGGGAGCGATCGAGAGCCACCAGTGGCAGCGAGAAACCAGAGAAACTCCCGCGCGCCACAGCGACGAGACAGCAACCGCAGCATCAGAAGCACCATGTCCGATAAGAGCGTTTAAAATCATGCGCGATTTACTGAAATTCGTAATCagaaaagtgagagaaaaaattccaaattcagCGGGGTTGAAACGCTAggaaaaactagttttttatcgattattgTGCAATAATCGTATCAATGAGAACAAGCTGATCGCTCCGTTTCAACCTTCGCGTTAACGATTACGTGTCTGACGACATATTTCTCAATTGTTGCTGTTTAATTAACGTAATATATGAATAAGCTAAGATATAATTGTGAAATGAAATATTGCCGCCGATGGAGTACATCATTTTTGACTAATCGAGTTTTCGTAAGTATAATAAATTGAAGAGTGTGGGACGAACAgttagaaaatcatttttttcgtggtaAAGGACGAGAGAAATATGAACAACATAATTTTGACACTTTGATACGCCCCAACAGATAGctgaacattatttttattttatgaacGTATCGCTTTGGATGGTCAGCCGAATACTCATGGAAGTCATGACCAATTAGGAGTGAACGTTGAATTACATTTTGATATATTATTTCGAGTCAGAAGGGTTTCGTTTTAGATTAtttgtttctattttttcgttcgattttaCAAAAGtaagagaagaaaataatttcagtGATTCACAGAGACGAGGTGTCACTTGGATAAAGTGCTAATGGTCCTTCGAATGATTTAGGAaaaaatcgggaaaaaaatattcactatTGAGAGTTGATTTTTATTAGGCGTTATGGTACCTAAAGTTCCAGAGGCCAGCTTCATACAACAATGACGTATgtattcgtcgaaaaaaaaaaaaacaagaacaagaaaaatattgtcaaGCGCGTGTACGTCGACGAATATAAATATGTAAATAACGATTTGTAGAGTAAATAAATGCAGCGAGGTGCTTGTCAATTATTGATCTAGTTCAAGCTCCATTTTCCTCAACTGTGCGAgcattattgatttttttttcttttttttttttataattaaaatgaCAAACGGGACGCTCGAATGCGAGAGAAGCTCGTCCGATTGGAGGGATTGTAATTTCCCGCACGTTATGCATCGTATGGAAATCGAGCGACCGCGTGGGCAAGTAATCTTTTTtctgaaacatttttatacgaaCGATCGTTTATGCCTGATGCAATATCACGTTTTATCATCGATATATACGCGCGCTCCAAGAAACACaaaaggaaaaatgacttttcaGGAACAAGTGATTTTTACGTGCTTGTAATACTAAACATGGTGAGTTAACTCTCGCTGTTTTTCTTAGAGACAAAAATGTAATGAAGTCGAGAAGAAAGAACAGGGTACATACTCATGAACGAGATCAATTGAATCCTCGTTCACTCGGAATTTACAGCATGACAACAAACTCACGAAGGAGGAAGCTTGTAAAGTccacgagagagggagaaagagaaaaaaagaagcagatagaaaaaaaaaacatagaaccATGTTGGGATAAAGTTACCGCGGATGTGACGGATTAACGAACGTAACGGGGTTACACATAAGTTGATGGATAGTGGGCTATTGTTCTCGTCACTTGACTCAATCATACGAGCAATCTAGGCTTGCGTAACGCGCAAAATGTTCACTCGCCCAACGGTCATTATTACTGCACATGCCAGCTATTCTCCCATCGTGTCACATTCTCCCCCACCCTCACCCCCCGTGCTTGCTACATCGAGAATTTTCTGCTCGATTCTTGaaggtcaaaaaaatttcattcggaaAAAATCGCATTCGATACGAAGGTTTATACTCGCGAATATTTCGAACGATTGAGCCAGATGTTGCTCCACGCTCTATTAAGGATGTACGAGCACTAGACTCGATTTCAGATggcactctaatttttttgtatattgtAGTCCGAGCTTAATACTTGATCTGTGTGGAATTTCAAGGTCCCTTATTGAAtgtttaatcgaaatattATTAGTTAAAAAGAACACAATTTTACGTGTCGCCTATAGCCGCAATGGCTTCGAAACTTGTATAACTCCAAATTTGTTCTATTTCTATATCAGATGtggataattaaaaaaatctattgtaTGAATTGAACGGATTCTAACGGTTGGTTAAAAGAAGGGGTCAACGGACATctgaattaaaaatataaagttaaAGACGAGAAATGCTCACGGAATCTGAGGATTTTATAACTCTGAGAAGTTGTCGCAACGTCGCAAAAtctatatatgtttacatctGTACATAACCTAAATTTACTGTCAGAGGCTTActccaaataaaaaaattgacaatatTTTGATACACAGCATTTCAAGCGAtataaaaactatgaagaaataattGCATTCATAAAATAACTAAACGTTAgtgcaaaaaaatgtatataatttgcgtttagaaaatatttcaattggcTCAGAAAGGTGGTTTGCAGCACATTGTATATACAAAAATTCTTTTGAGATAggctctttttttcattaataaacggaaaatgaaagaatgcacggaaaaaaaatttgggatgatatatttttgtaaaataaatttcatttcatcaaaTGCTTGGTAATATGTgtaagattttttattgagaggCCTCAAAAGGTATGGGATAGATCGtttggaaataaatttcccTTTATCTCTACCGTGAGTGGCGTGAATGTTATGCCGGATCATTTTGTTGACATAATAACTTGAGGTTATGGTACCTCAACGCCCGACGTTGTCAGACGTAAACTTTTATTAACAACTCTGCACAAAATCTTTTCCATGataaaatgaacttgaatataaaatgaacttgaatattatttaccgttcaaaaatcattgttacattttttaataatattatgcTACATATAATTGCCTGTGGTAAtttctttcaaaaaatatggtcAAAGACTGTCCATTGACTAGTACGACCCGCTTTAACATCCTTATAAAGGGTCGGAATCGCTAAGCACAtgagaataaatgaaaaaatttttgttctttttttatacttttgctCGAGCACTATAAAAGCGCAGCGGCGAATATAAAAATCATCACAGAGAATGACAAACACATGATAATAAAAGCGTGTTATTACTCAGGTGATCGGGTGTTTCTATCGAGTAGTAACGCCTTGTTTATGATCGAACCGCTATCGAACCGAgcacaaaaaaatcaacgaccGTCTATCAAGTTAACATTATTACACCGCCGGTTAATAGCACGACAGTTGCGtcacaaaaatttaattaACATGTGAAAATCATATAACTATGatgttttaattgaaaatgttgaaacataaaaatttcattttacgaGAAACAGTCTTAGACGCTTGACCTAATTAGGATTTTGAATGTGTGTAAGAATTCGAGACCAAGTGGATTTTCGACTGCTCATATTTATTTGGCTAATGGTTTGAtgaatggataaaaatacaGTCGGACTACCACAAAAACGTGAAATGCACTGGTAAATCAAACATGGTTTGAGAATTTATCAActttcattataatttttatgaaaatatcgaaatgtcgagaaaaaaaaactgtcacgCTTTAGATTTTAATGCTATTCGCATACGTTGAAGCGTCCGTTAATACATTTCCGATGAATCAACATTTGTCACATTTGCGTCAATTAACATATTCCAAAAAACGGTTTGAAAAGTCCAAttggattattatttattagaaTTATTCAAAAACTGTCGACTTCGAATCGCTTTATTCAGGAAAAACAGACGGTATCGGacttgttttaatttttctagGCATCCTCCTTTTGCAATTTACTTGATAGAAGTGCCGGTTATGTTGCTCATATACATGATCGTTTCTCagggtcattttttttccactgcaGATCAATGTGTTGAATACATCTGCATTATTTTATGCACGGTTACAAGTAGAGCTGACATCTCGTCCGGGAATTCGCATTTTCATTTACGGAACCAGTAGACTAACGTTAGACGATAATCGTCCGTATGAAAATGTGTTCAGAATTAAAGAAAATACGTTAGGTatgagaatgtttttttttttttttttttttttttttcattttttctcatcgccCCAAGAGAATTAATATCCTCATAGAATCTTCACCATAGTTAACAGCAGTTCAATATCcaactcttttttccttttactcTCCGGGTGTACAATAAAAAACTGGTTAGAGGTGAATGGAAATTTCTTTCTCGTTCGTAGCATGTACGTAGTTATGATAACGCGGACACTCGTGGCCAAGTTTTGTAATCGTAATTGCCTATTTTACAGTGCTCGTTTCCTCCATCTACCACCTCATGCACCGTACTTTCTATCGCGCATGCCGCTTTGATCCAGTCTAATATTCATCGATAAATTATACTTTCGCTACCACGCACACCTCGCTCTGTGtgataaacaaaaattgctgttttcatTTACGTTCTTTTAAAATCTTACAGTCACTATGACCCTGGTAATTAAGATCGTCCAATCTGATTTTTCAACATATTAATATTGTCACGTAAGTCATTATGATGTGATACACGCCTCTGCAAATCTCACCTGGTATCAGACAATCAGGCTGATTCGATAATCGAGTCATTCCCAATCATaagtgatatttaaaaaatcgattaaatcGCAACACACGTAACAGAGTTAGTCGACGCCGTTATGATGTTGCGATTGACAACTCATGAATGAATTCGTACTATTTGTTCAAAGCCATGTGACATAATAAGCATTAGATCGAAAGAGCTCGTATCTTCATTTACCAAATTCATGGTTGTTGTAAACGAGTTCGGAAATGAGTTTCGTAGATAAGAGGGTGATGAgagattggaataaaaaagtgaGCAAACAGGAAATGCGTCGCAACTGCAATTTCACGAGTGGGATTTCCTCTGCGATATATACTTTCTACACGCAAAAAGCCTCGTCATCCAATGACTTTTATTTCTGACGGGCaaggaacgataaaaaattttcaacgtccCTAATACGCAGAGGAAATTCGAATACCGGGTAGCGCTGAAAACGGGTTTGTGGATCGGCATCATATTTCGAGGGAGCAATCGAGTTACCACGAAGGTAAGGGAGTTCCCGATGCCTTGGGAATTTCCCTCGGCCAATGAGGACAACTTGTCAGTCGAGTAAATACGATGACTAATAATGAAGCTTCGCGCAAATTGCGTATGAATTCGTatcatcaaatatttataatatgtTTTAATGtctacttttgagcgacgttttcATACTCAATTTAGAATTACGATACTTCAATTAATCTAAATGACGAAACTTGCCGTGCGTTTGTATTCTCGCTTCAACAATGTAAAGAACTGCACAAAAGTTTGTCGAAAGAGGTGTCGAGAGTGCGCGATTGTGGCGAAATTATTTCTGTCGCAAGACTCCCGTACCGTTTCACATTGAGTCTGGTGAAATCAGCATTTTGCAGCCTAGCTCGATCATAGCGGACCGGCACTACGTACAGTAACTCTCAATAAATTCACACTGGAAATCGACGGTTTCATCGAGACTCGCACCGTCGTGTTATACAGTTTTTGCACCCATTTCCAGACTCCATTTTCCGAGCGACAAAGGTTTATTTAGCTCACATTTTCAACGTAGAtgatggaggaaaaaatctaACGTGACTACAATGTGTCATGGAAGTACCGTTTTTGCGTGCCACAGTTTGCTTAATCATAGACGGTAAAATGTGTAGAACTTGTGGTTAAACGTCGTATTTAATTTTTCCTCGTGAACACTCGGAACAACAGGAAAATTTGCCCCTTCTGTTCTTTCTGATACGAGTTGAAGGATTGgtaaaacgaattttattgctATACCCAGAATGTATCATTACaggaaaacaataaaaaaaattaaaatgcaTGCATGATTTTGTATTTAATAAGTTTCTGTCCGACTCGAAAACTTGTAGCGTCAGTTGTTCATGCATTTTTCCCATGTTCCGTTCAAACTACAAAAATTATgtactttttttcgtgaatgcATGCCCCACGACTATGCAATGTTGGCGTACGAAATCCCGGAAGTACCAGAGTATATTGACAGAATATATTGGTGAGATTGAACGGGTTATACGAGTTTAATATTCATGACGCGAACCTGCCATTCACTCATTTACGTATACACGTAAAAGTACTGTTTGTATCCACACTTCTACGAATTACTTAACACAATTCTCagctataaatatatacgaacGTTGGTTTCGTAGTGtgttaatttcattttcgacgACATCAGAGCTCCAAGGCCACGAAGAATGCCACGAATTGTCGTGGGAATGACCACAGAAGAGTCCCAACGCTCATTAAGCTCCATGCGTGATAGTAAgcctagaaaaaaaacatcgagacACGTCATACGTCTCAGAGTCTGGTTCGGCGACGAACCAATTGAATGATTGGAGTATTTGAAGAGTGCACATGGCAGAATTTTTCCGTCTACAACGAATATAACACTGAACTACAAGAGAAGCATGAGATTATCATTTCCAAGGTCCCTTACCGCTTTCgtcatccaaaaatgatcgatCTAAATTCCAAGTAATTTTTGCAACTTAACTCTTTCGACGTGGTCCAGAGTCAGACATTTTTTGTGCTCATTATACTCACAGAATACCTTACACACTCACACGTGTACACACATTTCTATACTAATATGGATCATTCTCGAATCTGGTTGACCTTAGTTTCTGGACGCTCGATTGAATGACTATGCTCGTCATTAACGAACGTTAATGACGACTATCAccctagatttttttttcatcacgtgGAAATAATGAACCTAAAGAGTTGAGACTGCCAAAAGAGCATTAATCATTTAACGGTTTGATTGACCAGATTAATGCTGTACAAACcggttgaataaaattttgaaggaCGTACCTCCGACTTATAGAAACTTCTCGATTTTTGGGGATTCATCgatcataatttttcaataaattttaaataaactgCCAGCTGGAATTTCGGTCTCGAAACACCTAAACGGTGGTGTGATGCAGGCAATTGCTCGCCGAGCGATTTCTACTGACAGTTCGACAACCTTGAGGTCAAGATCGTTGGAGCAATTTTCAATGTGGTTTGTACGCACGTAGAACGTCTGCAAAAAATTCCACGTCAACGCACCGTATTTTTTCGGAGGGCAATACTTCTCCGTGATACGACTCACTCGCGTGACTATGTACCGATAATAATTGTGAACCGTTTGATGTTTACGTCGATGGTCTTTTCTCCGTGCGGGCTGGAAAATTGAAGCGgcataaatgaaaattcgctGTCACGTGTTCCAATAATTTATAACTAAAATCTTGTAATgcaacaatttaaaaaaaaaaatcatccgtCATTCAAACGACGTACAAAGTAATTTTAATTTGTCACTCGATTTATCGTGGATATGAAAAAAGTTAGTAAAATCGGGAATAAAATTAGCTGGCTCGAATATGTGAGTAGACATTTTGAATGACGAGAATGAGCTGTAATGGCGGTACAATGGTTGGAGTTTTGGTAGGAATAGAGGAAGAAAGCCAATGATCGGAGAGCGAGTAGTGAGGGAAGGGACAAACGACGACGAACAAAACCCAGGGTCCTCGAAGCGAGTTCTCATATAAAAGCTCGAGTCTCGTCAACGGGAGGAGTTACTATTGAGTGGCAATCGCTTAACGGTTCAGCCCAATGATAGAGTCACAGCGTCGAAAGTCAGCGATCACGTGAGATTAAAgtggaaacaaaaattcagaTTGAAATAATAAGTAAAAATACGAATGTAAG
It encodes:
- the LOC122419238 gene encoding uncharacterized protein yields the protein MAKAYTLLAIIVILAACTCGVRTECPNRVQISVLTAVHDDPACTKVSTKGVLLFEAAKLLADAHNNKTHGFKFETTVMDTCGSVIGAVKSAMKALVWADMNCLYPPYFLGIIGPDSATNADAVHKITSVLGIPHIVRKPSNSPYLHHLAKESDNFIAQGILKVVEALKWKSFTLVADGDNEDDVQNIAKKVTSSAIARGLCVMVHDNEEEDLTSQIVHIGKPVDDFFRTAVNSTILVASEGNLENYLNRINSSNTIILLEDARNAYEGLEEKVEKSRWWNGDEGVGKYDDEELREVRWLENAIKVYSKALDTLCKKKKCKNQLNSADWNKVLDSILTVVNADIQSTSKTLDIAIKKKSGTLEKLGHVTVMKNHAKIQWKGQSSSEADDDDAASSNNDEDDDDADDTGSLPEIFKRIQSKEKEKRAGCATTTKEIKMLHAEDDDEAARVLLTEMDESEWWTMVGTVSGVGVAMFVVGILAVYVVYSNIRGPRTPKSKGRSIERDTSLRRVGSDREPPVAARNQRNSRAPQRRDSNRSIRSTMSDKSV